Proteins encoded within one genomic window of Leptospira stimsonii:
- a CDS encoding class I SAM-dependent rRNA methyltransferase yields the protein MNRKSELSVKRKHPWIFSGNLSTAVTPFTNGEWLTLFSTENQPIATGIYSKNGLIRIRVIQNLPEFSKEKIRENLISSIHKRKEVRKTTNAYRILHGENDLFPGVTVDRVGGTWVVRIYSSSLLVYGRWIVWNLYALCKNSKLAEPLPSKILLDPPEKTGEEKKISERIWRGAKQGKGGDSVSIRETITLQNVKFPVELPGQKGGIFLDLRNLRKFLLEKKEISKGKDCLHLFSHTGLTSICMDSAGARSVTSVDGSKEALDSFQRVLSLKKDGSSCKHRFVQKNLFRELEDVLKNQKFGLIVIDPPNLTPDAKSKKNALKTYAHLFESSLSSLEESGTIILCSCSGRIRSEELESLAKNILRSQGWKYERFESLKPEDDHPVRIQFPEGNYFKVHIYENCKTS from the coding sequence CTGAACCGGAAGAGCGAACTCTCCGTAAAACGAAAACATCCTTGGATCTTCAGTGGAAATCTATCAACTGCGGTGACTCCGTTTACAAACGGAGAATGGCTTACGCTTTTTTCTACGGAGAATCAACCGATCGCAACCGGAATCTATTCCAAGAACGGACTGATACGAATCCGAGTCATACAAAACTTACCCGAGTTCTCCAAAGAAAAAATTCGTGAGAACCTGATATCCTCAATCCACAAACGAAAAGAAGTCCGAAAGACGACGAACGCGTATCGAATCCTTCACGGGGAAAACGACCTCTTCCCCGGAGTGACCGTGGATCGTGTCGGAGGGACCTGGGTGGTCCGAATCTATTCTTCATCTCTTCTTGTTTATGGAAGGTGGATCGTCTGGAATCTCTATGCTCTATGCAAGAATTCTAAATTAGCCGAACCCTTGCCTTCGAAGATTCTTCTCGATCCTCCCGAGAAAACGGGAGAAGAAAAAAAGATCTCGGAAAGAATCTGGAGAGGCGCCAAACAAGGAAAAGGCGGTGACTCTGTATCGATCCGAGAAACGATCACTTTACAAAACGTAAAGTTTCCCGTGGAGCTTCCCGGACAAAAGGGAGGAATCTTTTTGGATCTTCGCAATCTAAGAAAATTTCTCTTGGAAAAAAAAGAAATCTCCAAGGGAAAAGATTGTCTTCATCTTTTCTCCCATACGGGACTTACGTCGATTTGTATGGATTCTGCGGGAGCTCGCTCCGTAACATCGGTCGACGGTTCGAAGGAAGCCCTGGATTCTTTCCAAAGAGTTTTGAGCCTGAAGAAAGACGGAAGTAGTTGCAAACATAGATTCGTTCAAAAAAATCTTTTTAGAGAATTGGAAGACGTATTGAAGAATCAAAAATTCGGGCTCATCGTAATCGATCCTCCGAATCTGACTCCGGACGCAAAATCGAAAAAGAACGCACTCAAGACATACGCGCATCTTTTTGAAAGCTCCCTCTCCTCACTCGAAGAATCGGGAACGATCATCCTTTGTTCTTGTTCCGGAAGAATCCGATCGGAAGAATTGGAATCTCTCGCAAAAAACATTCTTCGTTCCCAAGGTTGGAAGTACGAGAGATTCGAGAGTTTAAAACCGGAAGACGATCATCCCGTAAGAATCCAGTTTCCCGAAGGAAATTATTTTAAGGTACATATCTATGAAAATTGTAAAACAAGCTGA
- a CDS encoding sugar kinase yields the protein MKITYYVSSHGFGHISRSMEIILHLLRRFPDLQIDLVTAREEFLNTLSIGEEDSIFLKRLSTRKKSLDVGMIQKDSLSIDIRGTEHAIEEFNSRKSYLQISEIEACLDFETDLIVSDSASLPFVIADKIKIPSLFIGNFTWDFIYGGYQKESPLFSQTAANLFEEYYLATFGLLLPFSCPASSLPEQKKIGLVGRRPNLNKANAKEFFKLPNDKINLLFSFGAYGVKTDQFQWKEFDSDRYRIVISGGTDFDLSQIPDKQKEGILNFSNVHYPDLLTACDFVITKPGYGILSESVYAKTPILYTDRGNFPEVPYLHRALVEEISSAYLSNAELFSFRFENAIENAKKWNGSGSPVFERDGREDVQHAVSVFLKLI from the coding sequence ATGAAGATAACCTATTACGTTAGTTCTCACGGATTCGGACATATCAGCAGATCGATGGAAATCATTCTCCATCTACTACGTAGGTTTCCGGACTTACAAATCGACCTTGTAACTGCGAGAGAAGAATTCTTAAATACTCTTTCGATCGGCGAAGAAGATTCCATTTTTTTAAAACGACTTTCTACGAGAAAAAAATCCTTAGACGTCGGAATGATACAAAAGGATTCTCTTTCGATCGATATCCGAGGAACGGAACACGCAATCGAAGAATTCAATTCCAGGAAATCCTATCTCCAGATTTCCGAAATCGAAGCATGTCTCGACTTTGAAACCGATTTAATCGTTTCGGATTCCGCTTCTCTTCCGTTTGTGATCGCGGACAAGATCAAAATCCCGTCCTTGTTTATCGGGAACTTCACTTGGGATTTTATCTATGGCGGATATCAAAAAGAATCACCGCTCTTCTCTCAAACGGCGGCGAACCTCTTCGAAGAGTATTATCTTGCGACGTTCGGGCTTCTTCTTCCCTTTTCTTGTCCCGCATCTTCCCTTCCCGAGCAAAAAAAAATCGGCCTCGTGGGGCGAAGACCGAACCTTAATAAAGCGAATGCAAAAGAATTTTTCAAACTACCGAATGATAAAATCAATCTTCTCTTTTCTTTCGGTGCATATGGAGTCAAAACGGATCAATTTCAATGGAAAGAATTCGATTCCGATCGCTATCGAATCGTGATCTCGGGTGGAACCGATTTCGATCTTTCACAAATCCCGGACAAACAAAAGGAAGGAATTTTAAACTTTTCGAATGTCCACTATCCGGATCTTCTGACCGCCTGCGACTTCGTAATCACAAAACCGGGTTACGGAATTCTGAGCGAAAGTGTTTATGCCAAAACCCCGATACTCTACACCGATCGTGGTAACTTCCCCGAAGTTCCTTATCTCCATCGCGCTCTCGTAGAAGAAATTTCTTCAGCTTATCTTTCGAATGCGGAGCTGTTTTCCTTTCGTTTCGAAAATGCGATCGAAAACGCAAAAAAATGGAATGGATCGGGTTCACCCGTTTTTGAAAGGGATGGAAGGGAAGACGTTCAACACGCAGTAAGCGTTTTCTTAAAATTGATCTGA
- a CDS encoding DUF4160 domain-containing protein, with protein sequence MLHIHISKGERVAKFWIEPQVQSLEKNGIRSQELSWIQEEIEMNQV encoded by the coding sequence GTGTTACACATTCATATCAGCAAAGGGGAACGAGTTGCAAAATTTTGGATCGAACCTCAAGTCCAGTCATTAGAAAAAAACGGAATTCGTTCTCAAGAATTGAGCTGGATCCAAGAAGAAATAGAAATGAATCAAGTATAG
- a CDS encoding glucan biosynthesis protein — translation MLRIHIALAFFATILLFAVANRQQKKEINPIDFKFPEAEDTVLDPVSGIKIPVTKFSFADLKKKARSMAHGRYVKPSYVSTHFLQGLSWEQYKNIRFKPEASLWKKEGNPFQIQFFHPGHLYNTNVALHEVRSDFAREIPYDESYFDLSKLKISGEIPPNLGYSGFKIHYPLNTPEHTDEFAVFQGASYYRMVSKKQVYGLSARGIAINTGMPYPEDFPGFTHFWIVHPDKTDSTIFVYALLDGKTATGAYEFQISPGKVSSVHVNAEVTLRTKVDRFGIAPLTSMYWYSETKGIPEGQAYPESHDSDGLMMESGKGDWIWRPLDNPRRSTIYSFSDENPKAFGLMQRDRKFASYQDNTMKYHLRPSAWVEPEGNWGKGSVQLLLNPTIQDSDDNVGAFWVPAYVPQPLEPYEFSYTIRWLNEDPLPDALAKTVSTRIAPVPGESDMRVFYVDFSNDKLKELDAATYLQASIDTGENAELADYNIQKIEETGVWRLTFRVVQKNKNKPAELKAVLKKNQEDLSEIWTFTLESTI, via the coding sequence ATGTTAAGAATACACATCGCACTCGCTTTTTTCGCCACGATCCTGCTCTTTGCGGTAGCAAATCGACAGCAGAAAAAGGAAATCAATCCCATCGATTTTAAATTTCCGGAAGCGGAAGACACGGTTTTGGATCCGGTTTCCGGAATCAAAATTCCGGTCACAAAATTCTCCTTTGCCGATCTCAAGAAAAAGGCGAGAAGTATGGCGCATGGACGTTATGTGAAACCGTCCTATGTCTCGACTCACTTCTTACAAGGATTGAGCTGGGAACAATACAAGAATATTCGATTTAAACCGGAGGCTTCTCTTTGGAAAAAGGAAGGGAATCCGTTTCAGATACAATTCTTTCATCCGGGACATCTTTACAACACGAACGTGGCGCTTCACGAAGTTCGATCCGATTTTGCTCGAGAGATTCCTTATGACGAGAGTTACTTCGATCTTTCCAAATTGAAAATTTCGGGAGAGATTCCGCCTAACCTAGGTTATTCGGGTTTTAAAATACATTATCCTCTCAACACACCGGAACACACCGACGAGTTTGCTGTTTTTCAAGGCGCGAGTTATTATAGAATGGTTTCCAAAAAACAAGTCTACGGACTTTCCGCTCGCGGGATCGCGATCAACACCGGAATGCCGTATCCGGAGGACTTCCCGGGTTTTACTCATTTTTGGATCGTTCATCCGGACAAAACGGATTCCACCATTTTCGTGTATGCGCTGTTAGACGGTAAGACCGCGACGGGTGCTTACGAGTTTCAGATCAGTCCGGGCAAGGTTTCTTCGGTTCACGTAAACGCGGAAGTCACCTTACGAACGAAAGTCGATCGTTTCGGAATCGCACCTCTGACTTCTATGTACTGGTATTCGGAAACGAAAGGAATCCCCGAAGGACAGGCCTATCCGGAATCCCACGACTCCGACGGGCTAATGATGGAATCCGGAAAGGGGGATTGGATTTGGAGACCCTTGGACAACCCGAGAAGATCAACGATCTACAGTTTTTCAGATGAGAATCCAAAAGCGTTCGGTTTGATGCAAAGGGATCGGAAATTTGCATCGTATCAGGATAACACGATGAAATATCACCTTCGTCCTTCCGCTTGGGTCGAGCCGGAGGGAAACTGGGGAAAGGGAAGCGTTCAATTGTTATTGAATCCTACGATCCAAGATTCCGACGACAACGTAGGTGCTTTTTGGGTTCCGGCCTACGTTCCACAACCTTTGGAGCCGTACGAATTCAGCTACACCATACGCTGGTTAAACGAGGATCCGTTGCCCGACGCTTTGGCAAAAACTGTCTCAACAAGAATCGCTCCCGTTCCGGGGGAATCCGATATGCGCGTCTTTTACGTCGATTTTTCCAACGACAAGTTGAAGGAATTGGACGCCGCAACTTATCTGCAGGCTTCGATCGATACGGGAGAAAATGCTGAATTAGCGGATTATAATATTCAAAAAATTGAAGAGACTGGGGTTTGGAGGCTAACCTTTCGCGTAGTTCAGAAAAATAAAAATAAACCCGCCGAACTCAAAGCCGTATTGAAAAAAAATCAGGAAGACCTGAGCGAAATCTGGACGTTCACTCTTGAATCGACGATCTGA
- a CDS encoding citrate synthase, with protein sequence MAEVAILKIDGKEYELPIIVGSENEKAVDISKLRQQTGYVTLDNGYLNTGACTSAVTFLDGELGILRYRGIPIEQLAENSTFTEVAYLLIYGKLPSDAELKTWNEELTMHTLIHEDLKRLYNGFPKDGHPMAIMSSMIGSLSTYYQDSYDPENAEHRHISMIRLLAKFPTIAAFAFKKSIGQPTIHPLNSLDYCGNFMNMMFSVPSEEYKIDPEIVKALNLLLILHADHEQNCSTSTVRLVGSSLANLYGAVSAGICALWGPRHGGANQEVLEMLQEIQASGLPVKKIVEKAKDKNDSFRLSGFGHRVYKNFDPRAKIIKKACDSVLKRLGIQDPLLDIAKELEEAALHDPYFVERKLYPNVDFYSGIIYRALGIPVNMFTVMFAMGRLPGWIAQWKEMIESPDMKIGRPRQIYVGATETSYKEAKKKA encoded by the coding sequence ATGGCTGAGGTAGCAATTCTGAAGATAGACGGGAAAGAATACGAACTCCCAATCATCGTGGGTAGCGAAAACGAAAAAGCGGTCGATATATCAAAACTCCGTCAACAAACAGGGTATGTCACACTGGACAACGGTTATCTCAATACCGGTGCTTGTACAAGTGCAGTCACCTTCCTCGACGGAGAACTCGGAATTCTAAGATACAGAGGAATCCCGATCGAACAACTCGCGGAAAATTCCACGTTTACGGAAGTCGCTTATCTTTTGATCTACGGTAAACTTCCTTCGGATGCGGAACTCAAGACGTGGAACGAAGAACTCACCATGCACACTCTGATCCACGAGGATCTCAAACGTCTCTATAACGGATTTCCGAAAGACGGTCACCCTATGGCGATCATGTCTTCGATGATCGGATCTCTTTCTACTTACTACCAAGATTCGTACGATCCTGAAAACGCGGAACACAGACATATTTCTATGATCCGTCTTCTCGCAAAATTCCCGACGATCGCGGCCTTCGCTTTTAAAAAGTCGATCGGCCAACCTACGATTCATCCATTGAACAGCCTGGATTATTGCGGAAACTTCATGAACATGATGTTTTCCGTTCCGAGCGAAGAATACAAAATCGATCCCGAAATCGTAAAAGCGCTTAACCTTCTTCTTATCTTACACGCCGACCATGAACAAAATTGTTCTACGTCTACGGTGCGTTTGGTGGGATCCTCTCTTGCAAATCTCTACGGCGCCGTCTCAGCGGGCATCTGCGCTCTATGGGGACCAAGACACGGTGGAGCAAACCAAGAAGTATTGGAGATGCTCCAAGAGATCCAAGCGAGCGGCCTTCCAGTGAAAAAAATCGTGGAGAAAGCAAAGGACAAAAACGATTCCTTCCGTCTTTCCGGATTCGGACATAGAGTTTATAAGAATTTCGATCCTCGCGCAAAGATCATCAAAAAAGCCTGCGACTCCGTCCTCAAACGTCTCGGAATCCAGGATCCTTTATTAGACATTGCTAAAGAACTCGAAGAAGCCGCCCTTCACGATCCGTATTTCGTGGAAAGAAAACTGTATCCGAACGTGGACTTCTATTCCGGAATCATCTATCGTGCGTTAGGAATTCCTGTGAACATGTTCACCGTAATGTTTGCGATGGGTCGTCTTCCCGGTTGGATCGCTCAGTGGAAAGAAATGATCGAGTCTCCGGATATGAAGATCGGTCGTCCAAGACAAATCTACGTCGGCGCGACAGAGACTTCTTACAAAGAGGCCAAGAAAAAAGCCTGA
- a CDS encoding lytic transglycosylase domain-containing protein, with translation MKKFALISLLLFIFGSLLANDDLKYLIKSYSLQKIHRIFRDRVPGTESEVYSLVRYHEEHPDGSHEKKFAYLVSLLKGRMVSTPGRQDLLEIISSPMPSSSVITRISLWKLYEEAASRKILGKEELVGLLKKFPRENDPLSQNAISEIFRIYYEAGMIQECLDFAKTFSDREQAEIFSPMILYRYAKSLYKSGNTEKAESIFYLILEDPSIVSSIKKFIFEDLQVWKGTHFYNSQTPERAALFLPFLNNSEKRNLISLKDLEHVSFSKAEPFRNTARALVAVEPESLPVFFRKNQNHARTNHDFTAAMSRELTNQSFPGKGLELLNDSGAEKNDEVLYSYARAYKKQGHKDLYFRNLIDSLEKSPTNLIRQDELIDLLTGNHEQFLGDAYWQDALRKIPDLPVKGRLVYWYLRLLKKSERKEELLSWLKTYYRHIPGSYYTRVIREEFQEEIASLPLPNNPTRNRDSLFEYLSLTAGIPELSGKILGKDLDFAMQPSAFQLNVRIDSAHSKIRGNRYLQSAKEYLEVGEMGHALTLVQRYKLQQGIGETEKEEILAALGEQTGTNYLTVFHTRALMKKEKLSDDVILLPSKLAARIYPRPHRGLVAGISKNVGIDEDIVYAIMRQESFFKENAISVSNARGLMQIMGPTGRELAKRMNLNSYSLFDPEVSIEMGARFLRYLVASNENSLQWASIAYNGGPGNLRKWKRNHYHGDFNHFLEELPVKEPRDYCRIVSSNYYNYQNLRRYKNL, from the coding sequence ATGAAAAAATTCGCACTGATCAGCCTACTCCTCTTCATTTTCGGCAGTCTTCTCGCAAACGATGATCTCAAATATCTGATCAAGTCCTACAGTCTTCAAAAAATACACCGTATTTTCCGAGATCGTGTCCCCGGAACCGAATCCGAGGTATACTCCCTGGTCCGCTATCACGAAGAACATCCTGACGGAAGTCACGAGAAAAAGTTCGCCTACCTCGTCTCCCTTCTCAAAGGAAGAATGGTTTCCACTCCGGGAAGACAAGACCTTCTCGAGATCATCTCTTCGCCGATGCCTTCTTCTTCCGTGATCACAAGAATTTCCCTCTGGAAACTCTATGAAGAAGCCGCAAGCAGAAAGATTCTCGGCAAAGAGGAACTCGTGGGACTTCTAAAAAAATTTCCCAGAGAAAACGATCCCCTCTCTCAAAACGCAATCTCCGAAATTTTCAGGATCTACTACGAAGCAGGAATGATCCAAGAATGTCTCGACTTCGCAAAAACGTTCAGCGACAGGGAACAGGCTGAGATTTTTTCACCGATGATCTTGTACCGTTATGCGAAATCTCTCTACAAATCGGGGAACACGGAAAAAGCGGAATCCATCTTTTATCTGATTCTGGAAGATCCGTCCATCGTATCCTCGATCAAAAAATTCATCTTCGAGGATTTACAAGTCTGGAAAGGAACCCATTTTTATAACTCTCAAACTCCGGAACGTGCGGCTCTTTTCCTTCCTTTCTTAAACAATTCCGAAAAAAGAAATCTCATTTCTCTAAAAGATCTGGAACACGTTTCCTTTTCCAAAGCCGAACCCTTTCGAAACACGGCAAGAGCACTCGTAGCCGTCGAACCCGAATCCCTTCCCGTTTTTTTTAGAAAGAATCAAAATCACGCGAGAACGAACCACGACTTCACCGCGGCGATGTCGAGGGAACTCACGAACCAAAGTTTTCCGGGAAAAGGTCTTGAATTGTTAAACGACTCCGGTGCGGAGAAAAACGATGAGGTTCTTTACAGCTACGCGCGCGCATATAAAAAACAAGGACACAAGGACCTCTATTTCAGAAACCTAATCGACTCTCTCGAAAAAAGTCCCACGAATTTAATACGACAAGACGAACTCATTGATCTTCTCACGGGAAACCACGAACAGTTTTTAGGAGACGCCTATTGGCAGGACGCTCTTCGAAAAATTCCGGATCTTCCCGTAAAAGGAAGACTTGTCTATTGGTATCTTCGTCTTCTCAAAAAGTCGGAAAGAAAGGAAGAACTTCTATCTTGGTTGAAAACGTATTACAGACATATCCCGGGGTCGTATTACACAAGAGTGATCCGGGAAGAATTTCAAGAAGAGATCGCAAGCCTTCCTCTTCCGAACAATCCGACTCGAAATCGAGATAGTCTTTTTGAATACCTTTCTCTTACAGCTGGGATTCCGGAGCTTTCCGGAAAAATTTTGGGAAAGGATCTCGACTTTGCGATGCAACCTTCCGCGTTCCAATTAAACGTAAGAATCGATTCCGCACATTCAAAGATTCGCGGAAACCGTTATCTGCAATCGGCAAAGGAATATCTGGAAGTCGGAGAGATGGGGCACGCGCTTACACTCGTACAAAGATACAAACTGCAACAGGGGATCGGAGAAACGGAAAAGGAGGAAATTCTCGCGGCACTCGGAGAACAAACCGGAACAAACTATCTCACGGTCTTTCACACAAGAGCCTTGATGAAAAAGGAAAAGCTCAGCGACGACGTAATTCTTCTTCCGTCCAAACTCGCCGCAAGAATCTATCCTAGGCCTCACAGAGGTTTGGTCGCTGGGATTTCCAAAAATGTGGGAATCGACGAAGACATTGTCTACGCGATCATGCGCCAGGAATCTTTTTTTAAGGAGAACGCGATCTCCGTTTCGAACGCAAGGGGACTGATGCAAATCATGGGACCGACCGGACGAGAGCTCGCAAAAAGAATGAATCTGAATTCTTATTCTCTTTTTGATCCGGAAGTATCGATCGAGATGGGAGCTCGTTTTCTTCGTTACTTAGTGGCTTCGAACGAGAACAGTTTACAATGGGCTTCCATCGCTTACAACGGTGGACCGGGGAATCTCCGCAAATGGAAACGCAATCACTACCACGGCGATTTCAATCACTTCCTGGAAGAACTTCCGGTCAAAGAACCCCGCGATTATTGCAGAATCGTTTCGTCCAACTATTACAACTATCAAAACCTGAGAAGGTATAAGAATCTCTAA
- a CDS encoding TrmH family RNA methyltransferase, with protein MNREQGISFLEITSFSNEKLKNISNLKEKKHRETSGLFFIEGYREISRASKSGKVKFQNILYSPDCFLGENEYDLIREIGVKSIKVPKKVFEKISYRDRPDGLIATAHFFSTEIEAFQKESIQLKKGKPILVIEGVEKPGNLGTILRTAEGAGFHTVIVADPRLDLFNPNVIRASTGALFTLEVYLGETEAIYSILKENEYKTLAVTPEAKKLYFDSDLKGKIALVFGSEQYGLSPFARSHSDEYISLPMFGEADSLNLAMSAGIVMYEVIRQGVSK; from the coding sequence TTGAATCGGGAACAAGGCATTTCTTTTTTGGAGATCACGAGTTTTTCAAACGAAAAACTCAAAAACATCTCCAATCTAAAGGAAAAAAAACATCGAGAAACAAGCGGGCTTTTTTTTATCGAAGGCTACCGAGAAATCTCGCGCGCGTCAAAATCGGGAAAAGTAAAGTTTCAAAATATACTCTACTCGCCCGATTGTTTTTTGGGAGAGAACGAATACGACCTCATTCGTGAAATCGGTGTTAAATCCATCAAGGTTCCGAAAAAAGTTTTCGAAAAAATATCCTATAGGGACAGACCGGACGGACTCATCGCGACCGCGCATTTTTTTTCCACCGAAATCGAAGCGTTTCAGAAGGAATCGATTCAACTCAAAAAAGGAAAACCGATTCTTGTCATCGAAGGCGTGGAAAAACCCGGAAACCTGGGAACGATCCTACGGACCGCAGAAGGCGCGGGTTTTCATACCGTCATAGTCGCGGATCCGAGGTTGGATCTTTTTAATCCGAACGTCATACGCGCTTCAACGGGAGCTCTTTTTACCCTCGAAGTCTATTTAGGGGAAACCGAGGCGATCTATTCCATTCTCAAAGAAAACGAATACAAAACGTTAGCCGTAACACCGGAAGCAAAAAAACTCTACTTCGATTCCGATCTTAAGGGAAAGATCGCATTGGTCTTCGGATCCGAACAATACGGACTTTCTCCCTTCGCAAGAAGTCATTCCGACGAGTATATCTCCCTCCCGATGTTCGGAGAAGCGGATTCACTCAATCTCGCGATGTCCGCAGGAATCGTAATGTACGAGGTGATTCGACAAGGAGTTTCCAAATGA
- the mdoH gene encoding glucans biosynthesis glucosyltransferase MdoH encodes MRKERESTDFLIDSKTLTYRRLSFGGLVFFFVIIGVFLEVQFLSFQAINPFEWATLILFCILFPIISFGSATALIGFIQKIRGGDPLRISKILEESNFPEIEYPPVAVVMPIHCEDVSRIFAGVELMLEDIAENGLSQTVDFFILSDTSDPNLWALEEKAFFILSQKMENKDRIYYRKRRLNLNKKSGNVADFCRRWGRRYKYMIILDADSIVTGECMKNLIHLMEKLPDAGIIQTIPEVIRARSIFQRLSAFAAWMGNPVFGAGSYFWQLRSGPFWGHNAIIRLQPFMKYCGLPGLPGEGAIGGKILSHDTIEAALFRKAGYSVWFASDLKGSYEEAPPNVLEAFKRDNRWCQGNLQHFWFLFGGKLRFSSRLQILLGIFSYFSSPLWALLLLSSSFTTIEDVDFFRLALLPEDWIAFRDDLYLPVAYTLQGYTLLILFLPRIVSFLEVLLFRRKEWRGHLFSWVFSFFIEFFHSVLMAPVYMVQYSRFILLTFLNRKIEWGPQNRNASSGPDLLALAYTVLPASFYGLGIGSWMFLTYPILFFWFLPLLAGWIFAYPLALLTSYIPKDNKKISILSNPPEILEREMLNRLDSLEQNYAERLGSAQEYYGIFRLFADPSLNGFHLSRLRKRTKETPRRKQYLKNLGDRLKKEGPSHFSNQELLRLLWDFESVSELHLWFWKTDPEVFSIWWKTSFSQYQREILLSEVKNYF; translated from the coding sequence GTGAGAAAAGAAAGAGAATCGACGGACTTTTTGATCGATTCCAAAACTCTCACTTATAGAAGGTTGAGTTTCGGAGGTCTTGTCTTTTTCTTCGTGATCATCGGAGTTTTTTTAGAAGTTCAATTTCTTTCCTTCCAAGCGATCAACCCTTTTGAATGGGCGACTCTGATTCTATTTTGTATTTTGTTTCCGATCATTTCCTTCGGATCGGCCACCGCATTGATCGGCTTTATTCAAAAAATAAGAGGAGGCGATCCGCTTCGAATTTCTAAAATATTAGAAGAATCGAATTTTCCGGAAATTGAATATCCTCCGGTTGCGGTCGTTATGCCGATTCACTGCGAGGATGTTTCTCGGATTTTCGCCGGTGTTGAACTGATGTTAGAGGATATCGCGGAGAACGGTCTTTCTCAAACCGTGGATTTTTTTATTCTTTCGGATACTTCCGATCCGAATCTTTGGGCGCTGGAAGAGAAAGCCTTTTTCATTCTGAGCCAGAAGATGGAAAATAAGGATCGGATCTACTATCGAAAACGAAGACTCAACCTGAACAAAAAATCCGGGAACGTCGCAGACTTCTGCAGAAGATGGGGAAGACGCTACAAATATATGATCATCCTGGACGCCGATAGTATCGTCACCGGGGAATGTATGAAAAATCTAATCCATCTCATGGAAAAACTTCCGGATGCGGGCATCATTCAGACCATTCCCGAAGTGATTCGAGCGCGTTCCATCTTTCAAAGATTATCCGCATTTGCCGCGTGGATGGGCAATCCGGTATTCGGAGCCGGTTCCTATTTTTGGCAACTCCGGTCCGGTCCTTTCTGGGGACACAATGCGATCATTCGACTTCAACCGTTTATGAAATACTGCGGTCTACCCGGTTTACCGGGAGAAGGCGCGATCGGGGGAAAAATTCTGAGTCACGATACGATCGAGGCGGCTTTGTTTCGAAAGGCGGGGTATAGCGTTTGGTTTGCGAGCGATCTAAAAGGTTCTTATGAAGAAGCGCCGCCTAACGTGCTGGAGGCGTTCAAACGAGACAATCGTTGGTGCCAGGGAAACCTTCAGCACTTCTGGTTTTTATTCGGAGGAAAGCTTCGTTTTTCGAGTCGTCTTCAAATTCTACTCGGAATCTTTTCGTATTTCAGTTCTCCTCTCTGGGCCTTACTTTTGCTTTCTTCCTCTTTTACTACGATCGAAGACGTAGATTTTTTTCGTTTGGCCCTATTGCCGGAAGACTGGATTGCGTTTCGAGACGATCTTTATCTTCCCGTCGCCTATACTTTGCAAGGTTATACTTTGTTGATTCTTTTTCTTCCTCGGATCGTTTCCTTTTTGGAAGTGCTTTTGTTTCGAAGGAAGGAATGGAGAGGACACCTTTTTTCTTGGGTCTTTTCCTTTTTTATCGAATTCTTCCATTCCGTTTTGATGGCTCCGGTGTATATGGTTCAGTACTCGCGGTTTATTCTTCTTACATTCTTAAATCGTAAAATAGAATGGGGGCCTCAGAACCGAAACGCATCTTCCGGCCCGGATCTACTAGCGCTCGCTTATACGGTTTTACCCGCTTCTTTTTACGGATTGGGAATCGGATCCTGGATGTTTCTGACGTATCCTATTTTGTTTTTTTGGTTTTTACCTTTGCTCGCAGGTTGGATTTTCGCTTATCCGCTCGCTTTACTGACTTCGTACATTCCAAAGGATAACAAAAAAATTTCGATCCTGTCCAATCCTCCCGAAATTTTAGAAAGGGAAATGTTGAACCGCTTGGATTCGCTGGAACAAAACTATGCGGAGAGATTGGGTTCGGCGCAAGAATACTACGGAATTTTCCGGTTGTTCGCGGACCCTTCTCTCAACGGGTTTCATCTTTCGAGATTGAGAAAAAGAACAAAAGAGACGCCGAGAAGAAAGCAATATTTGAAAAATCTAGGTGATCGATTGAAAAAAGAGGGGCCTTCTCATTTTTCGAATCAAGAGCTGTTGCGATTGCTCTGGGATTTTGAATCCGTATCCGAGCTTCATCTTTGGTTTTGGAAGACCGATCCGGAGGTATTTTCTATTTGGTGGAAAACTTCTTTTTCACAATATCAAAGAGAGATTTTGTTAAGCGAAGTAAAAAATTATTTTTGA